A genomic region of Pseudobacteriovorax antillogorgiicola contains the following coding sequences:
- a CDS encoding lytic murein transglycosylase — protein MTKYLWLLLIIIPWSAEAKSFTKDEIEVVLKAVGKGHKAQLRPLMNDKRLKKTEGMVNLNITKPIKLSLKKYQHFLEPYAMRLARNFQRKWQKHLVQAEARYGVDKEVITAILLVETSFGRFTGKYQPLSVFASIYVDAEEFTTTKEYKDLTPDQKTRVKQKQDWALRELQAIANLSKKYPKFDQISLRGSYAGAFGKSQFLPSSYLKYAVSHKKARRPNLFDERDAIHSVANYLAKNGYRNGMNSKGSYDAIFHYNNSDVYVKTVLGVAKSLNQKS, from the coding sequence ATGACGAAATATTTATGGCTGCTATTGATTATTATTCCTTGGTCTGCTGAGGCTAAATCATTTACAAAGGATGAAATTGAGGTCGTTCTTAAGGCTGTTGGCAAGGGACATAAGGCCCAACTACGACCTTTAATGAACGATAAGCGATTGAAGAAGACCGAAGGAATGGTGAATTTGAATATCACCAAACCGATCAAGCTTAGCCTCAAGAAATACCAACACTTTCTAGAGCCCTATGCCATGCGTCTCGCTCGAAATTTTCAGCGCAAATGGCAGAAGCATTTGGTTCAAGCGGAGGCCCGTTATGGAGTTGATAAAGAAGTCATAACAGCCATCCTACTTGTGGAAACGTCTTTTGGGCGATTTACAGGTAAGTACCAGCCTCTATCAGTTTTTGCATCAATTTATGTGGATGCCGAGGAGTTTACCACCACAAAAGAGTACAAGGATCTCACTCCAGATCAAAAGACTAGGGTCAAGCAAAAACAGGACTGGGCACTTCGAGAATTGCAAGCGATCGCAAATCTTTCAAAAAAGTATCCCAAGTTTGACCAGATATCGTTGCGGGGAAGTTATGCAGGAGCTTTTGGTAAGTCTCAGTTCTTGCCTTCAAGCTATCTAAAGTATGCTGTTTCCCACAAGAAGGCTCGGCGGCCTAATTTATTTGACGAAAGAGACGCAATTCACTCAGTTGCCAATTATCTTGCCAAGAATGGATATCGGAACGGGATGAATAGTAAAGGTAGTTACGATGCGATCTTTCACTACAATAATAGTGACGTCTACGTGAAAACCGTCTTGGGCGTTGCGAAAAGTCTAAATCAAAAGTCCTAA
- a CDS encoding sensor histidine kinase, which produces MDQSYQNRLLSVISGIMDTVQSALIITDLDCNFLLKNRQAEAFVKAIGKDSFTEDMKTIAEGLSANVHKVQQHRTYRINERSTVELDYSVSRIADQSFLVWSLHDRSKQFAAEKEAEINKQKANHAEKMASIGEMSASIVHEIRNPLTIITGQVSLAQEYLNRDKMTKEFSQRLIDRLEKSATRINGIIKSLLNLSRNTGNDAMSSFSLNEILDEVNLFASLKIKGAKVPLSITKLEPDVSVVCHPSEIIQVLINLVKNAKEEVYQDENPWVELSANLQEEQLQIFVTDSGNGIPDDVAKRIFEPYFTTKTIGEGTGIGLSLCKRLIEDVHQGRFYLDRNHPNTRFVIELPRRIDSKQSA; this is translated from the coding sequence ATGGATCAATCGTATCAAAATAGGCTACTTTCGGTCATTAGCGGCATCATGGACACTGTCCAGAGTGCTTTGATCATCACCGATCTAGACTGTAACTTTCTTTTAAAAAATCGCCAGGCAGAAGCCTTTGTAAAGGCCATCGGTAAGGACTCCTTCACTGAAGACATGAAAACTATCGCTGAGGGGCTTTCAGCTAATGTTCACAAGGTCCAGCAGCACCGCACGTACCGGATCAATGAGAGATCAACCGTGGAGCTAGATTATAGCGTATCCCGTATCGCTGATCAGAGCTTCTTAGTGTGGTCGCTTCACGATCGATCCAAGCAGTTTGCGGCAGAGAAGGAAGCTGAGATCAATAAACAAAAGGCCAACCACGCGGAGAAAATGGCATCGATAGGCGAGATGTCGGCTTCGATTGTTCACGAGATTCGCAACCCTCTGACGATTATTACCGGTCAAGTGTCTCTCGCCCAAGAGTATCTCAATAGAGACAAGATGACGAAGGAGTTTTCTCAGCGATTGATAGATCGCCTGGAAAAATCGGCAACCCGAATCAACGGCATCATCAAATCACTGCTAAACCTATCTAGGAATACAGGCAACGACGCGATGTCAAGCTTTAGCTTGAATGAGATCCTTGATGAGGTGAACCTTTTTGCCTCACTGAAGATTAAAGGGGCCAAGGTACCGTTATCCATCACCAAGCTAGAACCAGATGTCTCGGTAGTCTGCCACCCATCTGAAATCATCCAAGTTCTCATCAACTTGGTTAAGAATGCCAAAGAGGAAGTCTATCAGGACGAGAACCCTTGGGTCGAGCTTTCAGCCAACCTGCAAGAGGAGCAACTCCAAATCTTTGTCACCGATTCCGGAAATGGTATCCCTGATGATGTAGCCAAACGGATATTCGAGCCGTACTTCACAACGAAGACGATTGGTGAAGGCACTGGCATTGGGTTAAGCCTATGTAAGCGCCTGATTGAAGACGTTCATCAGGGTCGATTTTACCTTGATCGCAATCATCCGAATACGCGATTTGTCATCGAGCTACCACGCCGGATTGATAGTAAGCAGAGTGCTTAA
- a CDS encoding GreA/GreB family elongation factor has protein sequence MNKKNLLEKIICELEQRLVILTHSAADADRESQQEQNVPLSQIDHRALEASMLASAQLERVREAQQVIQVYRQLPVRPFQLGDEVQPSALVELEHDGRSYYVFLGPQGAGTVVDFDGHPVEVITPHSPLGEELLEKQVHDEIFVESPRGIQEYRIKSIA, from the coding sequence GTGAATAAGAAAAACTTACTTGAGAAAATCATCTGTGAATTGGAGCAGCGCCTTGTGATTCTCACCCACTCAGCAGCCGATGCAGATCGAGAGTCGCAGCAAGAGCAAAATGTCCCCCTTAGCCAAATCGATCATCGGGCCCTCGAAGCATCCATGCTAGCCAGCGCTCAACTGGAGCGAGTCCGTGAGGCTCAGCAAGTGATACAGGTGTACCGCCAGCTGCCCGTAAGGCCGTTCCAGCTTGGTGACGAAGTCCAGCCATCAGCTTTGGTTGAGTTAGAACATGACGGGCGCTCTTACTACGTATTTCTCGGACCCCAAGGAGCCGGGACAGTGGTTGACTTCGATGGGCATCCTGTGGAGGTCATCACTCCGCACTCACCTTTGGGAGAGGAGCTGCTGGAAAAGCAGGTGCATGACGAAATATTCGTTGAATCACCACGTGGGATTCAGGAGTATCGGATTAAAAGTATTGCGTAG
- a CDS encoding helix-turn-helix domain-containing protein, with amino-acid sequence MDQNRPRKLNQNDLVDSAMRHMKQNISKSMSLDDIARHCRTSKPRLTKAFKACLKITPMKWLWKVRLLHAIQIMENQPKLTLGQICYLAGFNSQAHFSRLFKATYGIGPAQFRKSNVTPVDSTFDFYTFSKICR; translated from the coding sequence ATGGATCAAAATCGACCGCGAAAACTAAATCAGAACGATCTGGTTGATAGTGCCATGCGCCATATGAAGCAAAACATCAGTAAATCTATGAGCTTAGATGATATCGCCAGGCATTGCAGAACCAGCAAGCCGAGGCTTACCAAGGCCTTCAAAGCCTGTCTCAAGATAACGCCTATGAAGTGGCTTTGGAAGGTGCGCCTCCTCCATGCCATCCAAATCATGGAGAATCAGCCTAAGTTAACTCTGGGCCAAATCTGCTATTTAGCAGGGTTCAATAGCCAGGCCCACTTTTCTCGTTTATTTAAGGCAACTTACGGCATCGGCCCGGCACAATTCCGAAAATCCAATGTGACTCCCGTGGATAGCACATTTGACTTTTACACTTTCTCTAAGATCTGCCGATGA
- a CDS encoding SAM-dependent methyltransferase — protein MKIEMQSIGYVENPRKEIQDDYWGQVESKIILDETIFKPDATANLESFSHLEVIFYLDRISDEKIELGSRHPRNNPSFPKVGIFGQRTKNRFNKIGVSRCKLLKVEGLTLTVRALDAISGTPILDIKPLLKSFLPEDEIIEPDWTKNVMKDYYKD, from the coding sequence ATGAAAATAGAGATGCAGTCAATTGGCTATGTTGAAAACCCAAGAAAAGAAATTCAAGACGATTATTGGGGACAGGTCGAGAGTAAAATTATTCTCGATGAAACTATATTCAAACCAGATGCGACTGCAAACCTGGAAAGCTTTTCACACCTAGAAGTTATATTCTATTTGGATCGTATCAGCGACGAAAAGATCGAGCTGGGTTCACGGCATCCAAGGAACAACCCTAGCTTTCCCAAGGTCGGCATTTTTGGACAGAGAACGAAAAACCGTTTCAATAAAATTGGAGTTTCACGCTGTAAGTTATTAAAGGTTGAAGGACTAACGTTAACTGTAAGAGCTTTAGACGCCATCTCCGGTACACCCATCCTTGATATTAAACCTTTGCTAAAAAGCTTTCTACCTGAAGACGAGATCATTGAGCCCGACTGGACCAAAAATGTGATGAAGGACTACTATAAAGACTGA
- a CDS encoding DUF547 domain-containing protein: MTTLKTWLFISTLSLATTILASSFDHSHDKWTKLLKTYLTPEGNVRYAAWKKNTSDLDSYLKNLKNVSYKSYQSWTPDQKKAYLINAYNAFTIRLILNHYPVDSIKDIGSLFSSPWKKDFFSILDGRITSLDPIEHDWLRKKPELKDPRVHAAVNCASISCPPLRNEAFDANRIEAQLNDSTQAWLKDSSRNQFKKGKAELSKIFDWFDEDFGGNDKGVLAFIEKHSPELRKILGKDPSISYLSYDWGLNKAP, encoded by the coding sequence ATGACTACTTTAAAAACTTGGCTCTTTATTTCGACGCTTTCACTTGCCACGACTATCCTGGCAAGTTCATTCGACCACAGCCACGACAAATGGACAAAGCTTCTAAAGACTTATCTAACTCCAGAGGGCAATGTTCGCTATGCCGCATGGAAGAAAAATACTAGCGACCTGGACAGCTACTTGAAGAACTTGAAGAATGTCTCCTACAAGAGCTACCAATCATGGACTCCTGATCAAAAGAAAGCGTACTTAATCAATGCCTACAATGCTTTTACCATTCGCCTGATCCTTAACCACTACCCAGTAGACAGCATCAAAGATATCGGCAGTTTGTTTTCCAGCCCTTGGAAAAAAGACTTCTTTTCAATTCTCGATGGACGGATCACTTCCCTTGATCCTATCGAACACGACTGGCTGCGGAAGAAACCAGAGTTAAAGGACCCAAGAGTCCATGCTGCGGTAAACTGCGCGTCCATATCTTGCCCCCCACTAAGGAACGAAGCCTTTGATGCTAATAGAATCGAAGCTCAGCTTAATGATTCCACCCAAGCTTGGCTAAAAGATTCGAGTCGAAATCAATTCAAGAAAGGCAAAGCCGAGCTATCCAAGATCTTTGATTGGTTCGATGAAGATTTTGGTGGTAACGACAAGGGAGTCTTGGCATTTATTGAAAAGCATAGCCCAGAACTCAGAAAAATCCTGGGTAAAGACCCGTCTATTTCATATCTCAGCTATGACTGGGGTCTTAATAAGGCACCATGA
- a CDS encoding SDR family NAD(P)-dependent oxidoreductase: protein MSDKLVLITGTSSGLGQEICLKALDEGWHVLGFARRENVDYGESYHHQSIDLSDLVAVRSLAEKSLSKKRFDTFDQVALVNNAGTIEPVGPLQSARLKDLERANNLNITVPLWLMGYLKLSCGSKLKKIVNISSGAARKPYQGWASYCAGKSALKAASEVMAAENQDLEVLSYEPGVIDTAMQEEVRAFDPRIFPHRQRFADLHDSGQLVPPHLPASEVVSFLEAGYQEPNYQAYRYGDRT from the coding sequence ATGAGCGACAAGCTAGTATTAATTACAGGAACAAGCTCAGGGCTTGGACAAGAGATCTGTCTGAAAGCTCTCGATGAGGGGTGGCATGTTTTAGGCTTTGCCCGCCGGGAAAATGTAGATTACGGAGAGTCTTATCATCACCAAAGCATTGATCTAAGTGACCTTGTGGCAGTGCGGTCTTTAGCAGAGAAGAGCCTATCAAAGAAGCGATTTGATACCTTTGATCAAGTTGCTCTCGTCAATAATGCTGGCACTATCGAGCCTGTGGGCCCTCTCCAGAGTGCGAGACTCAAGGACTTAGAAAGAGCTAATAACTTAAATATCACGGTTCCCTTGTGGTTGATGGGCTACCTGAAGCTGAGCTGTGGCTCTAAACTAAAGAAAATTGTGAATATCTCTTCAGGCGCGGCACGAAAACCCTATCAGGGTTGGGCTAGCTATTGCGCAGGAAAATCGGCTTTGAAGGCCGCATCTGAAGTGATGGCGGCTGAAAACCAAGATCTGGAGGTTTTAAGCTACGAACCAGGAGTGATCGATACAGCGATGCAAGAGGAAGTCAGAGCATTTGATCCCCGGATTTTTCCTCACCGGCAACGCTTTGCGGATCTTCACGACAGCGGCCAGTTAGTCCCGCCACATCTTCCTGCATCAGAGGTTGTCAGCTTCTTAGAGGCAGGCTATCAGGAACCAAATTACCAAGCGTATCGCTATGGTGATAGAACCTGA
- a CDS encoding sensor histidine kinase: protein MGTYSIIVASNKSEDQQFFRSIADLDSWHFRFAQNFSELLQFAANKVPDVLVIDENLPDEGAEAIVSMIRSMPSLIDVALVVMTDERQGDFFRRLASAGADEFCRRPLETHILRVRLSSLGRRTRQLSLTTQQKEVAKNLFRIVAHDVSNLFINFEVFIRSVERGQDPEAQQKRLVRAKKTLSEVRELLRNVKTLDAMRSESLVLDLVPVSIQDCIEKVSDVYADRMTDKRVRLAVDWQVDPSTMVKADAPSLKHQVIGNILTNAIKFSYPDSEIKITVKDDPDYVMIGIRDHGVGIKSDLAKSLFDEQKSQSTIGTAGEKGTGYGMPLAYQFVKAYKGRLEVVSQTQDESPDDHGTEFRIYIPKHHLQAA, encoded by the coding sequence TTGGGAACATACAGCATCATAGTCGCGAGCAATAAGAGCGAAGATCAGCAGTTCTTTCGATCAATAGCCGATCTTGATAGTTGGCATTTTCGCTTCGCGCAGAATTTTTCAGAACTGCTTCAGTTTGCAGCCAACAAAGTGCCTGATGTTCTTGTGATTGATGAGAACCTTCCTGATGAAGGGGCTGAGGCAATCGTATCGATGATTCGTAGTATGCCGTCGCTGATTGATGTAGCATTAGTCGTTATGACTGATGAACGGCAAGGAGATTTCTTCCGCAGGTTGGCTAGTGCTGGTGCCGATGAGTTTTGTCGGCGACCGTTGGAAACCCATATTCTGAGAGTCAGACTGAGTTCGTTAGGGCGTCGAACGCGGCAGCTATCCCTGACCACCCAGCAAAAAGAAGTCGCAAAAAACTTATTCCGCATTGTTGCTCATGATGTATCGAACTTGTTTATCAACTTCGAAGTGTTCATCAGGTCTGTCGAACGAGGACAGGATCCGGAGGCTCAGCAAAAACGCCTGGTTCGCGCAAAGAAGACTCTGAGTGAGGTTCGGGAGCTTCTGAGAAACGTCAAGACTCTGGATGCCATGCGAAGCGAATCTCTCGTTCTCGACCTTGTGCCAGTTTCGATTCAGGATTGTATTGAAAAAGTTAGCGATGTGTACGCAGATAGGATGACGGACAAGCGTGTTCGACTCGCAGTTGATTGGCAAGTCGACCCCTCAACGATGGTCAAGGCTGATGCTCCCTCTCTCAAACATCAAGTGATTGGTAATATATTAACCAATGCCATCAAGTTTTCCTATCCTGATAGTGAGATTAAGATCACGGTGAAAGATGATCCAGATTATGTCATGATTGGTATTCGTGATCACGGTGTTGGGATTAAAAGTGATCTTGCCAAAAGTCTCTTTGACGAGCAAAAGAGCCAAAGTACCATTGGCACAGCTGGTGAAAAAGGAACTGGCTATGGTATGCCGTTAGCCTATCAGTTTGTAAAGGCTTATAAAGGTCGTCTTGAGGTTGTCAGCCAAACTCAAGATGAGTCTCCCGATGATCATGGCACTGAGTTTAGAATCTATATTCCCAAGCATCACCTCCAAGCCGCCTAA
- a CDS encoding response regulator has protein sequence MSRILIIDDTLDLRDLLKTFFDALGHEVLEASSGRQGLEKIREHSPDIVITDIIMPDMNGIDMIKSLRKFDKRLPVVAMSGYQDELTNVKRLGVAAAFVKPPNLEELQNLVELVLGKKSA, from the coding sequence ATGAGTCGTATTCTTATAATCGATGACACCCTCGATCTGAGAGACCTTCTCAAGACTTTTTTCGATGCCCTGGGGCATGAAGTGCTTGAAGCGAGCAGTGGCCGCCAGGGTCTAGAAAAGATCCGCGAGCACTCTCCTGATATCGTGATTACCGACATAATCATGCCTGACATGAATGGTATTGATATGATCAAATCTCTCCGCAAGTTTGACAAGCGTCTTCCCGTTGTCGCCATGTCAGGCTATCAGGACGAGCTGACTAATGTGAAGCGGCTTGGTGTCGCAGCTGCGTTCGTTAAACCGCCGAACCTTGAAGAACTTCAGAATCTTGTCGAGCTGGTCCTTGGCAAGAAGAGTGCATAG
- a CDS encoding sensor histidine kinase, protein MHIVTIKQKLKRLGPQEKLVFIFSFIAIFTACFMAVILAVTGQEPFAIRLAAFGLLYTLPVLVQYYQRSLRHSMMAILTLTTVAIALVVGFKDGMYDAGWYWLTILPITGGLLARRFGVLFGSGCQWTLLLLNVYLDLIAGYGAGLPDDYTFKVSGALVFQALVPMVVWQFLIINTWELESKTKKVDTLLKIVTHDIANPLTVIHGMSEAILTFKTIDPKVAGVLRKIHKSSSDIREILIRVKNLQAMKSAKLKVEVSNVSLRAVLDQVETTFESKLRAKGISYRLDFGAHEDLQVLAEPTTLRNDVFNNLISNAIKFSKPDSEILVEVSIDHEKIHVKVCDSGIGMSKELQKDVFDEFKETSRLGTDGEEGTGFGLPIVKYLVAAYGGYIQVESRAIEQFPESHGTTFHVFLEKASSDPATHTIDSARKIA, encoded by the coding sequence ATGCATATCGTTACCATCAAGCAAAAACTAAAACGCCTGGGCCCACAAGAAAAGCTAGTCTTTATCTTCTCATTCATCGCGATATTTACCGCTTGCTTTATGGCAGTAATTCTGGCTGTTACGGGCCAGGAGCCCTTCGCTATCAGGCTCGCTGCATTTGGCTTACTCTATACCCTTCCGGTTTTGGTGCAATATTATCAACGCAGTTTGCGTCACTCAATGATGGCGATTCTTACCCTTACGACAGTAGCGATCGCTCTGGTGGTTGGGTTCAAAGACGGCATGTACGATGCTGGCTGGTACTGGCTTACCATACTGCCAATTACCGGAGGATTGCTTGCGAGGAGGTTTGGAGTTCTCTTTGGCAGTGGGTGTCAATGGACTCTCCTCCTACTCAATGTGTATCTCGATCTCATCGCGGGCTATGGGGCTGGGCTTCCTGATGACTATACGTTTAAAGTTTCTGGAGCGCTAGTGTTTCAAGCCTTAGTACCAATGGTTGTGTGGCAGTTTTTGATAATCAATACCTGGGAACTAGAATCAAAAACTAAAAAGGTTGATACCCTTCTCAAAATCGTTACTCACGATATTGCTAATCCACTTACAGTCATTCATGGAATGAGTGAAGCTATTTTGACCTTCAAAACTATCGATCCAAAAGTCGCCGGTGTTTTGCGCAAGATCCACAAGTCGTCTTCCGATATTCGAGAGATCCTTATTCGCGTGAAGAACCTTCAGGCAATGAAGTCGGCTAAACTCAAAGTTGAAGTCAGCAATGTTTCACTAAGGGCTGTCCTCGATCAAGTGGAGACGACTTTTGAATCCAAGTTAAGGGCAAAGGGGATAAGCTACAGGCTTGATTTCGGAGCCCATGAGGATCTGCAAGTTCTGGCAGAACCAACCACTTTACGCAATGATGTATTCAATAATTTAATCAGCAATGCAATTAAATTTTCAAAGCCGGATTCAGAGATCTTGGTAGAGGTGAGTATCGATCACGAAAAAATACACGTGAAGGTGTGTGACTCAGGGATCGGAATGAGCAAAGAGCTGCAAAAAGATGTGTTTGATGAATTTAAAGAGACATCTCGACTGGGCACTGATGGTGAGGAGGGGACAGGCTTTGGTCTCCCAATAGTAAAGTACTTAGTGGCGGCTTATGGTGGCTATATCCAGGTCGAAAGTCGGGCGATAGAGCAGTTTCCAGAGAGTCACGGCACCACCTTTCATGTGTTTCTCGAAAAAGCTTCGTCTGACCCTGCCACACACACCATTGACTCTGCCCGAAAAATCGCCTAA
- a CDS encoding PilZ domain-containing protein: MRPKEKSGKERRLKPRFKISLHVRIEAQLIGSHYKYDFITEDLSETGLLIRHTGKGRVSFNELSIIEVWLYPPKLDPLFFYAKFVRFQKDDQCMAIRIIDIEPEAFRTYHDFIMAHASEEVVYK; the protein is encoded by the coding sequence ATGAGACCTAAAGAGAAATCAGGAAAAGAACGCCGACTCAAACCCCGGTTTAAGATCAGTCTGCATGTGAGAATTGAAGCTCAACTCATCGGCAGTCATTACAAATATGATTTTATAACCGAAGATTTGAGCGAAACTGGTCTTTTGATTCGCCACACAGGCAAGGGTCGGGTATCGTTCAATGAACTCAGTATCATCGAAGTGTGGCTCTACCCTCCTAAGCTGGACCCATTATTTTTCTATGCAAAGTTTGTCCGCTTCCAAAAGGACGACCAGTGTATGGCCATTCGTATCATTGATATCGAGCCAGAAGCCTTTAGAACCTACCACGACTTTATTATGGCCCATGCCTCAGAAGAAGTTGTTTATAAATAA